gacacctgacggagatttccatcggctcggggcattgatcggaggagatgccgaccagttggatacgatcccactgtctgtgatcctgcttatatggattggtataggcgatattcgcatccccatctccttcatgcaccacagactggaccggtacagcatgctcgcgccaacagcgaatttgtaagtttattattatttagtattagtttatatgtgtttaatttttaatatttatttattactttttttttgcagtgggttagctggttgtggcgtgtcacccagctatcggctacccaccgatctgacgaggatgttccacgcattaagagggagatggatgagtttatggatgcgtggcgtcgggcgagctgattttttgttgtagacattcatacatttaaacactttttgttgtagatattaaatttactctattacgtttataaatgtttatgtttattttaatttttatgtttttaaattttttttgttaagcaCATTTATGTAGTTACGGGcttaacggactatttacgggtttaacggcctatttacgggattcataagctattttttttgctctctcgatACATGGGtgtgtgaacatcacgcctcaccgtgtggtcgggcgtgatagccccacgcctcaccatgtcggatgaggcgtggggctatcacgcccgaccacacggtgaggcgtgatgtccatacgcccgtgtatcgagagagcaaaaaaaatagctttttccacCCAAAACTCATGAAAGGGtaatttcgtcctttcacggagCTAGGGATGaaaattggggctgggtttaacaacccCCTATAAAAATGGATAATTgataattaggagagagagATGTATCTATCCgtctgtaacgtaacgtaatctGTGTAAGTGACATTCGCACGAAAGTCCATCTGCATCCGCTCCTATTATTTTATTGCCCTAATTCCTGAAAAGCCTTTCTCCTTTTCCTTCATTTTCAAAAAACACAGCATCAGATCCATTTCTTCCTTTCTTGTTTCTGCTACTGCATTTTCAGTGAAGCCGATGCTTTTTCTTCCTTCGAATCTTGGTAATGCCTTTTCTCTTTCTGGATCTCAACCAAATTTATTGCTTAGTCTAGGCCCTCACATATTTCACTTTTCTACTTCCTCGAAATTTCTGTTTTACTTGAGAGAttggacaacaagtttttgccGTTTTACtagaattttgaatttttctttattctttttgtttCTAAGACCGTAAACTTcgactttttatttttatataatggTTCTTTTTATTAGTCTACGACTCTGTTTCCGTTGATTCATTCTAGAAGCACTTCTTCTGCGTcatttagtagtattttagaAGAAAACGAAAACTTAGCTAGTAAGTTCGGTTTCCTCTGAAGCGGTGCGGAAAAGAGGAGCCCAAACAGGTTACGTCAGATAGTCCTTTTTCTGTTGGTCTTCTTTTTGGGCTAGAGTTCAATAAGGAACTTGCtttctatcttctctttttcttctgtATAGTCTTTCTATAACCATTATCTCCCTCTCCAACTTGAATTACATACCCGGAAATTGTTTATCTTCTCATTTtagaataattaatatttgtatctttgaattttgaactattttgGTGTAGGAAGTAAGGAAGTTTGGTTGTATCCTCTTGCTTTTCATTCTCCAATTTCTCTCAGGGAAGAAACATAATTGGCAAGTTGTTTCTATAGATAATTAAGTTCATGGGAGCCAAATATTCGAGGGAGGGAAGTTGGAGGTCGACTTCTTCTGCTCGTTCCAATTCAGCTTCATTTGATTCACAACACGATTTTTTTCATTCATCACACGGCACTCAAGAAAATTACAATTACAACTACGCACCTCAGCAATCACTTGGGTCACAATCACAACAGCATTATCCCTCCTCTCAGGATCATAGCACTGACACAAGGCAGCAATATTCCTCCTCCCAGGATCACAGAACTGAAATTGATAGAAGGCAGCTTGACAGAAGGTACTCAAGAATTGCTGATAATTACAAATCTTTAGACCAGGTATATGTTAAGATCGtgttttatctttgtttattgGTCATCCATTGCACATTCATTAACATTATATTATATTGTTGATCCTTTTGGAATTCTTTTGTGTAATCTTAATCATTTGCTTCTTCGTAGGTGACAGAGGCTCTTGCACGTGCTGGCTTAGAGTCTTCAAATCTTATTGTTGGTATTGATTTCACAAAGAGTAATGAGTGGACAGGTTGAACTCACTTTTCTTGTTTAAACTTCTTTTTATGGGACATTTTGGAATGTCTTTTTAACCTGGTTTTATGCACAGGTGCTAAGTCATTCAATAGACGAAGTTTGCATGATATTGGAGATGGTTTGAATCCCTATGAACAAGCCATATCGATTATTGGGAAATCTTTAGCTGCCTTCGATGAGGATAACATGATCCCTTGTTTTGGATTTGGAGATGGTATGTTGAGATAAATTGATTTATTGCAAGAGTTTAGTTAATAACTTTTGTCTAacatgtttgattttttttttttgttggcaGCATCAACGCATGATCAGGATGTATTTGGCTTTTACTCAGATGAGAGATTTTGTAATGGATTCGAGGAAGTCTTGAGTCGTTACAGAGAAATTGTGCCCAATTTACGTCTTGCAGGTTTGTCACAGTACTTTATGGTCCACTTATCATCCTGAAGTAGTACTTGGtgcttttaaatttttttaactcgttttttttttttttttttttttttgttagggcCAACATCTTTTGCGCCTATTATTGAAATGGCATCAACCATTGTTGAGCAAAGTGGTGGTCAATACCATGTGCTATTGATAATTGCTGATGGGCAGGTAAAATTCCTTGATTGTTTATATAATCTTAggttgagaaagaagaagaggggaagATTGATGGTACTAAAGGATTGAAAGGAATAATAGTTAGTGTGTTGAGAATATGGTATCATTCAGGAATGTGTTTTTTAAGAGATGTTGCAGGGAAATCTTTTTTAAAGCTGTCCTCTTTTTCCAATGATTTAATGCTTCTTTGTCTGTCTCAGGTTACTAGGAGTGTTGATACCGAGCGTGGCCAGCTAAGTCCGCAGGAGCAGAAGACAGTTGATGCCATTGTACAAGCAAGGTAAAATTAAATTCTTCCCACCTTAACTGCCtatgaaccaaaaaaaaaaaaaaaaaagaattactCCCCCAATTCTCTCAgttgttatttaattataatttcatTTGTCCAGCAAGCTTCCTTTATCGATTGTGTTAGTTGGGGTAGGAGATGGACCTTGGGACACGATGAGGGAGTTTGATGATAACATCCCTGCCCGAGAGTTTGATAATTTCCAGGTGAGTGTTTTCATTTGTATGTATTTCTTAAAATTCCTTGTATGTTGCTTAGAAAACATTTCATTGATGAGATTTCTTACAGCTATTTGTTTCCGTAGTTTGTGAATTTTACAGAAATTATGTCAAAGCGTGTTGATGTATCCCGTAAGGAAACAGAAATTGCACTTGCTGCTCTAATGGAAATTCCTTCTCAGTATAAAGCAACAATAGAACTCAATATACTGGGGTAATAAACTCTTGATCATGTGTTTTACTTCTCAAGTGTTCCGTCCCTTAAAATGTTAATTGAtgcatctttttttttgtttttatttctaGTGGACGCAAGGGAAATGTGCCGGAGAGGGTTGCCCTCCCTCCACCTGTATACGGTGCAGCTTCTTTCAGCAGTTCTAAACCTTCCCATTGGAGCAGTTTTAAGCCAAGTGTTCCTTCATATCCTGTTGACAACCCACCTGCGAGCTCAGCTCCATCTGCTCCAAGTTCAACAGATGATAATCAGGTGAGTCCCTTTGGAGGTTGAATattttaagggtaattaatttattagtccttatattttgacaaaacacactgtttagtccctgtattttcaaaaatacatggtaaagtccctaacgtttttctccgtgaactgtttagtccctgccgttagactctgatgagattctgttagtcaatttggatttgcgttcttcttttcctttattttcctttcatttAAATTCTAATggatctgaaatcaacttttgagtgttcttcttcttgactttcttcttaatcgttcaaattcgtaagcattgggtctgttctttttgttgttctccatacaaatagtttcttcttctaaattggattttccTCTTctggtaaatagtaaagggtaatttagtcatttccgaagtcataaacggtaaaaaatctaacaaacagacggaaacAGTTCACtaagaaaaaagttagggactttaccatgtggtttttgaaaatacagggactaaacaatgtgttttgtcaaaatatagggactaataaattaattacccatattttaaattatcatATACACAACAGTTGAGTGGGTTTGATTGTCTGAACACCGTGTTGTTTGTTGTACAGCTTTGTCCAATTTGCCTTAGTAATCCGAAAGATATGGCCTTTGGTTGTGGGCATCAGGTAAATTGTGTTgcatattttaaaaatttgtaGGAGATTTGAAGATATTGATGCAAATTTTTGTATTTTGTGATATTGAACCAGACATGCTGTGAATGTGGAGAAAGCCTTGAGCAATGTCCGATCTGTAGAAGCAGTATTCAAATTAGGATAAAGCTCTACTAAGCAGCAAGCAACTTGACCTTGTAACTGTAGCTTATTTTTTCATTGTTATTCTTTAATTATTCATTGCTAAATATTGGAAATAGGAAGTTCAGCTTCAGCTTCAGATGTATGATGTATGATGTAGAGCAGATTGAAGAAAATTAAGATTATAGGTGTTGCACATTATTGTTATTGGATTTATTCTTTGTTCCTCCATGGATACTTTGACCTTTAACAAGAATACATTAACAGTGAAGAAGTATTTTAGATTTTGAGATATGAAGTGAATGAACCAAACGACAGAGTTGTCTTTATATTAGGGAAAAATCATAACAGATCCTTACATTATCATGAATGTATAAACTAACCTATAAACAATATAAATTCTATTATCTCCCCTCAAGCTGGTTGATGTAGATTGACCAAGTCCATCATCTGTACTAAATCTGGAAAAACTTTTACTGGTAAGGGTGTAGTGAGTAAATTAGCCAACTAAGGAGTAGTTTTGACAGACATCAATCGAATAAAACTAGTTTGACGACAGTTTATTTGGGCTTGCTATATCTTATGGGAAACCAATCATTTGAAGTAAATATGTTAACCATTGTATTTCACAAGTAATGATCGTCATTGTTCTATACTCTTGTTTCTTACTCTTCAAAGAAATCAGTGAATCTTTAAGGAAAATGGCATAGCTAGTGATAGATCTCGTATCCAATCTGAATTAATAAAACCTTTTAATTGAATCTTTGAAgcagaagaaaagaaaatcttTCGTGCATGACTAGCTTTAACATATTTAAGGACCTTTATCGCTGTTTGTAGATGAACATCAGTTGGTTGCTTTAAAAATTGACTGAATTGATTAATAGcaaaagttatattaggtctTGTCATAGTTAAATAAAGTAACTTGCCTATCAATCTTCTATATTCAGTCTTATCTTCAAGAACATCTATGGAATCCATAAGAATCATCGCatgttttgaagctaacaaACCAACATCATGTAAAAGTTCCAAGGCATATTTTATTTGATTCAATAAAATTCATGTTTTAATTCTAGCTACTTTAATGCCCAAAAAGAATTAAGGACTTCTAAATAAATCCTTAATACTGAAAGTTTGATTTAAGAATCCTTTTAGTGCTTGGTAACGTCATCTGAGAAGATGTCTAAACTTGGCGAGTTTCCAAAACCTATatatgggggggggggggccggtgcactacgcgtccccactgagcgagggtccggggaggggtcccaccacaagggtgtactgggagcaaaccttcccctaccaatttatttggcaagaggccgctcctaagactcgaacccgtgacctctttgtcacacgacaacaacgtttaccgttgcgccaaaaacatatatacaaTCCAGAAAACAATCCAATAcccaaaaaatatatacaatccaaaagatatatatatacatgaaaaACAATCTGATACCAAAACTTACTATGGATATAGTTTTCTATGAAAAATCTCGAGCACAACACAATATCTTAAAAAATCTCAATCTTTTGGACTATATGTTGTAAATGGCCTTCTAGCAGATAAACACTGAGTGAAAAGGAAAATGAATAACCCACAGTCATTCGAGcctgttgttagacgaggtgtcgcggtctaatctcccgggcggaccggggggtggacacctcatggcgacgtaagcggtgattggcgccgaaagcaaccaatcgtggaatcaagctgctcggtaggaccggagctcggagtatggaagagtcaccacacacgaatgggaaaatgaacaccgatcccttgcgggagaccggtgagggttcgggaaacttaggtacgagccgagaaggctagctcctttccggagaaaggctactaggcaccccgacatcgcccggttatgaaccaccggcctcctactcagcgtgttaggtgataacggactaatcgcatatttctttaagtttaaaattcatttgaaaccttttctttctcgctttgaaacccgttttgagcatgtcattaaaagccactttagtaaagaatcacccatttacatgaattaaaaatacataggagagagagggggggagaaggaagaattgatttattcacaaggtgatttatgctttatacactaactctaagctaatctcattccccaaaacaagtttatttacatggtccgtaccttaatcgccgttggaacgatttaggtacgtttcaaaaacccctttaatgacgttcactcgaatcgccgttggaacgactcgagcgttttgaAAACATTTGAGCAAACATTTTAATCTAAAAGcgtgattaggcatacaagtcaatttattttgtacaaaaaacatttagttaagaaaacgattcaaaactctattatttataatgaaaacgattttaattacaaggttcgcttaatccgtcgttggaacgaattaaggttttaacacgtgatgttttaggaaacGATTTAAAGTGATacgaaaaccttttatttaatttaggaacttctagaaaacttaagtttaaataagcaaattaaactctctttttgtggtttattttccttttttcactcaattagcccttacttgaacatcattacaataattaacaaatcaaggccaaatttacccaatcaaatgtgtttaaaatatatacatatatacaaaaataagatggaaatatatatatacatagttttatctaaaaataagaatatatctatagataaaaatgagtaagaaatactatatggtataatgaagaaaatgagaaaaagtaCTAAACAAAATACTTTTTACCCTAATTATAACTATGTAAAAACAATGAAGAAAATTCATAAATGTAAAGAATAACATTTAGTTCTAAATAGTTTTAAGTATTAAATATATAGAACATAACTTTCACCCTAAATAAAagctaatataacttaaatatacaaaaactatatataatacTTTACAAAACTAAGTCAAAACGAATTAAATCccaaatatgaaataaatagctatataatacataattaatagttataaggcccaaaaataatttttataaatatattacatagttatatacatatatatacaagtagaaatgtcaaaaagaagagaaaagagggttaaaagtggaattttcggattccagcagattaccgacggaaaatccgtcgccaatctgctgttagcgacagaaaaggcagaattacagaaacagtccagaagtttccagatttatttaaaagctttagattagatctattctatcgttttggatccccgaactaccaaaattggatcatagtctataacggagatccctaaaacgacgttttatttttaaaacattatttagaaatattttcaaaaatttataattacaacgtttttaattcccgaactacctttgaatcggatcacggttcatattgggatattaaaacgaggtttttatttcaaaacaaaaccgaacgtttatttaacacgtgacgaaaattaaataaatacggaataataaataagacgtgataaataaaagactaaataaaaactataacataaaaataaataaaggaaaataatttaaataaaataaaacgagtctagtcctcggataatacctcaagatcggtatctgacagtcgaagttggttgattccacgagttgtgattttccggcgttttttgtgtttttgataaaatattcaactttggaaaatttggattttttttgggaaaaaaatattttctccaaaaaattgactttctctctctaaaaatgtatagagtgagaaagctccaaaaattctcCTCCtcaaaatgcatgg
The sequence above is drawn from the Euphorbia lathyris chromosome 6, ddEupLath1.1, whole genome shotgun sequence genome and encodes:
- the LOC136232821 gene encoding E3 ubiquitin-protein ligase RGLG2, giving the protein MGAKYSREGSWRSTSSARSNSASFDSQHDFFHSSHGTQENYNYNYAPQQSLGSQSQQHYPSSQDHSTDTRQQYSSSQDHRTEIDRRQLDRRYSRIADNYKSLDQVTEALARAGLESSNLIVGIDFTKSNEWTGAKSFNRRSLHDIGDGLNPYEQAISIIGKSLAAFDEDNMIPCFGFGDASTHDQDVFGFYSDERFCNGFEEVLSRYREIVPNLRLAGPTSFAPIIEMASTIVEQSGGQYHVLLIIADGQVTRSVDTERGQLSPQEQKTVDAIVQASKLPLSIVLVGVGDGPWDTMREFDDNIPAREFDNFQFVNFTEIMSKRVDVSRKETEIALAALMEIPSQYKATIELNILGGRKGNVPERVALPPPVYGAASFSSSKPSHWSSFKPSVPSYPVDNPPASSAPSAPSSTDDNQLCPICLSNPKDMAFGCGHQTCCECGESLEQCPICRSSIQIRIKLY